A single window of Archangium gephyra DNA harbors:
- a CDS encoding BamA/TamA family outer membrane protein has translation MSLAWLPLLIAPLLAADPPPPTEGYEDALVQWGLSREEGRSLEPEPEGKRLEAVLVASEDVVAPSDPYPMFLNVFHARTREAVIRREVLLEPGAPYSAARAYETARNLRKLGIFAVVRVVPVRGSTPDAVSLLIITKDLWSLRLNQDFQVVGTLVQSLRLQGTEQNFLGLNKKVALDFLLRRDSVSLGQTYVDPRLGGSRWYLSETASLIFGRESGQLEGSRGSVLVTRPFYALDTPWSFQTQAVWRVQPVRVFRGAEVWALPYPDGGTVPYIYDARELSGSMLYLRSWGSRYKLDAGGGVGVYHRRYGAPADSGLDEARRAWLRDTYLPRAEDATYVLGYARFWETRYEVMRDVDSYALSEDFQVGPYLTATARYAPALLAEAGNFAEVGLTGRYRLRLGDALTSLASAASVRRILGGQGAGTWINRRWAVELQQVSPKVLGGRFVVRGLLDVNIDDLNERVLLLGGGNGLRGARPEAYSGKRTALLNVEYRTRPLILYTVHLGGVLFYDAGSAFDEGPRFVHSVGLGLRLLFPQFNTYPFRLDFGYVLNDERPEFGGRFSFSGGQVTEFRPGFLDSPL, from the coding sequence GTGTCGCTCGCCTGGCTGCCCCTCTTGATCGCCCCCCTGCTGGCGGCGGACCCCCCCCCGCCCACCGAGGGCTATGAGGATGCGCTCGTGCAGTGGGGACTGTCCCGCGAGGAGGGCCGGAGCCTCGAGCCGGAGCCCGAGGGCAAGCGCCTGGAGGCCGTGCTCGTGGCCTCCGAGGACGTCGTCGCCCCGAGCGATCCCTATCCGATGTTCCTCAACGTGTTCCACGCGCGCACCCGCGAGGCGGTCATCCGGCGCGAGGTGCTGCTGGAGCCCGGAGCGCCCTACTCGGCGGCGCGGGCCTACGAGACGGCGCGCAACCTGCGCAAGCTGGGCATCTTCGCGGTGGTGCGCGTGGTGCCGGTGCGCGGCTCCACGCCGGACGCGGTGTCGCTGCTCATCATCACCAAGGACCTGTGGTCGCTGCGGCTCAACCAGGACTTCCAGGTGGTGGGCACGCTGGTGCAGTCGCTGCGGCTGCAGGGCACGGAGCAGAACTTCCTCGGGCTGAACAAGAAGGTGGCGCTGGACTTCCTGCTGCGCCGGGACTCGGTGAGCCTCGGGCAGACGTACGTGGATCCGCGTCTGGGCGGCAGCCGCTGGTACCTCAGCGAGACGGCCTCGCTCATCTTCGGGCGCGAGAGCGGCCAGCTCGAGGGCTCGCGGGGCAGCGTGTTGGTGACGCGGCCCTTCTACGCGCTGGACACGCCGTGGAGCTTCCAGACGCAGGCGGTGTGGCGCGTGCAGCCCGTCCGCGTCTTCCGCGGCGCCGAGGTGTGGGCGCTGCCGTACCCCGACGGCGGGACGGTGCCCTACATCTACGATGCGCGCGAGCTGAGCGGGAGCATGCTGTACCTGCGCTCCTGGGGCTCGCGCTACAAGCTGGACGCGGGCGGAGGCGTGGGGGTGTACCACCGGCGCTATGGGGCTCCCGCGGACTCCGGACTGGACGAGGCGCGGCGCGCCTGGCTGCGGGACACCTACCTGCCTCGCGCCGAGGACGCGACGTACGTGCTCGGCTACGCGCGCTTCTGGGAGACGCGCTACGAGGTGATGCGCGACGTGGACTCCTACGCCCTCTCCGAGGACTTCCAGGTGGGGCCCTACCTCACCGCCACGGCGCGCTACGCCCCCGCGCTCCTGGCCGAGGCGGGGAACTTCGCCGAGGTGGGCCTCACCGGCCGCTACCGGTTGCGCCTGGGGGACGCGCTCACCTCGCTGGCCTCCGCCGCCTCCGTGCGCCGGATTCTCGGTGGGCAGGGCGCGGGCACGTGGATCAACCGGCGCTGGGCCGTGGAGCTGCAGCAGGTCTCCCCGAAGGTGCTCGGCGGGCGCTTCGTGGTGCGGGGCCTGCTGGACGTGAACATCGACGACCTGAACGAGCGCGTGCTGCTGCTCGGCGGTGGCAACGGACTGCGGGGCGCGCGGCCGGAGGCCTACTCGGGCAAGCGCACGGCGCTGCTCAACGTGGAGTACCGCACCCGGCCGCTCATCCTCTACACGGTGCACCTGGGCGGCGTGCTCTTCTACGACGCGGGCTCGGCGTTCGACGAGGGCCCCCGCTTCGTGCACTCGGTGGGCCTGGGGCTGCGGCTGCTCTTCCCCCAGTTCAACACCTACCCGTTCCGCCTGGACTTCGGGTACGTCCTCAACGACGAGCGCCCCGAGTTCGGTGGCCGCTTCTCCTTCAGCGGCGGGCAGGTGACGGAGTTCCGGCCCGGCTTCCTGGACTCGCCCCTCTAA
- a CDS encoding serine/threonine-protein kinase, whose protein sequence is MVQSGAQPQSAPADVGDPLIGRVLNDKFRIVEALGSGGMGRVYKAVQSPLERLVALKVLNPQYSEGKDPGFQKRFFLEAAVTSKLRHPNTVTIIDYGRTDDGVLYIAMEYLEGQTLAQLLTQQGPLPYMRVMNIAQQVARSLREAHRVGLIHRDLKPANIMVLNQEDDHDVVKVLDFGLVKSFLPDRGGTNETEITQAGVILGSPQYMAPEQARNVSDPRSDVYSLGVVMFQMLMGRPPFQAAQSIDVIFKHLNEAPPIFAAVWPGHSVPQEVEALVMRCLYKRPEERFQSMDEVLEAIRRAAASAGFSGAFSSPRNAVTSGFTALPVPGSGPLSGPQTGPLPSPGSTGASTVALDIAVEEMPAKPASRRTLPLALFAGSLLLGLTVAAVVAVRAPAPQPLPAPEPTQAVAPAVKTPAPEQPAAEQPAPEQPAAAAEAAPAVPAQQPAAEPAVVAAAPAPAEPVAILFVIDSEPAGAKVLYGGRVLGQTPLELPVPPGANGRASARLTFALEGYQRATAIAAGEGPVVRHTQKLKKKSGSRSASDRNSAGYKDDPY, encoded by the coding sequence ATGGTACAAAGCGGCGCGCAACCCCAGAGCGCACCGGCCGACGTCGGAGATCCCCTCATCGGCAGGGTCCTCAACGACAAGTTCCGAATCGTCGAGGCGCTCGGCTCGGGTGGCATGGGCCGCGTGTACAAGGCCGTGCAGTCGCCGCTGGAGCGACTGGTGGCGCTCAAGGTGCTCAACCCCCAGTACAGCGAGGGCAAGGACCCGGGCTTCCAGAAGCGCTTCTTCCTGGAGGCGGCCGTCACCTCCAAGCTGCGCCACCCCAACACCGTCACCATCATCGACTACGGCCGCACGGACGATGGCGTGCTGTACATCGCCATGGAGTACCTGGAGGGGCAGACGCTGGCGCAGCTCCTCACGCAGCAGGGGCCGCTGCCGTACATGCGGGTGATGAACATCGCCCAGCAGGTGGCGCGCTCGCTGCGCGAGGCGCACCGCGTGGGCCTCATCCACCGCGACCTCAAGCCCGCCAACATCATGGTCCTCAACCAGGAGGACGACCATGACGTGGTGAAGGTGCTGGACTTCGGCCTGGTGAAGTCCTTCCTGCCGGACCGGGGCGGCACCAACGAGACGGAAATCACCCAGGCCGGTGTCATTCTCGGCTCGCCGCAGTACATGGCGCCCGAGCAGGCGCGCAACGTGTCCGACCCGCGCAGCGACGTGTACTCGCTGGGCGTGGTGATGTTCCAGATGCTGATGGGGCGTCCGCCCTTCCAGGCGGCGCAGAGCATCGACGTCATCTTCAAGCACCTCAACGAGGCCCCGCCCATCTTCGCCGCCGTCTGGCCCGGGCACTCCGTGCCGCAGGAGGTGGAGGCGCTGGTGATGCGCTGCCTCTACAAGCGCCCCGAGGAGCGCTTCCAGTCCATGGACGAGGTGCTGGAGGCCATCCGCCGCGCCGCCGCGTCCGCGGGCTTCAGCGGGGCCTTCTCCAGTCCGCGCAACGCCGTCACCAGCGGCTTCACGGCCCTGCCCGTGCCTGGCAGCGGTCCCCTGTCGGGCCCGCAGACCGGCCCCCTGCCCTCCCCCGGCTCCACCGGCGCGAGCACCGTGGCGCTCGACATCGCCGTGGAGGAGATGCCCGCGAAACCGGCCTCCCGGCGCACCCTGCCCCTGGCCCTCTTCGCGGGCTCGCTGCTGCTCGGGCTCACGGTGGCCGCGGTGGTGGCCGTGCGCGCCCCCGCGCCCCAGCCTCTTCCGGCGCCCGAGCCCACCCAGGCCGTGGCTCCAGCGGTGAAGACCCCCGCCCCCGAGCAACCCGCCGCCGAGCAGCCCGCTCCCGAGCAGCCCGCCGCCGCCGCGGAGGCCGCGCCCGCGGTCCCGGCGCAGCAGCCCGCCGCCGAGCCCGCGGTGGTGGCCGCCGCGCCCGCTCCGGCCGAGCCCGTGGCCATCCTCTTCGTGATCGACAGCGAGCCCGCGGGCGCGAAGGTGCTGTACGGGGGACGCGTGCTGGGACAGACGCCCCTGGAGTTGCCGGTGCCCCCTGGCGCCAATGGCCGCGCGAGCGCCCGCCTCACCTTCGCGCTGGAAGGCTACCAGCGGGCCACCGCCATCGCCGCGGGCGAGGGGCCGGTGGTGCGCCACACGCAGAAGCTGAAGAAGAAGTCCGGTTCCCGCTCCGCTTCGGACAGGAACTCCGCCGGGTACAAGGACGACCCCTACTGA
- a CDS encoding DUF6184 family natural product biosynthesis lipoprotein — MRIAPSLSLLSLLLVLPACGPTSRADAQGEATRAACDYYAGCEEIGSDEDQEFQDRAECEVKTRDFFQGAWTANNCAAIDEKGLDTCLERIRTTSCSSGADFFNTVVFVCGSGSVCQDAED, encoded by the coding sequence ATGCGCATCGCTCCCTCCCTGTCCCTGCTGTCCCTGCTTCTCGTTCTGCCCGCCTGTGGCCCGACCTCCCGCGCGGATGCGCAAGGCGAAGCCACCCGGGCTGCCTGCGACTACTACGCGGGGTGTGAGGAGATCGGCTCCGACGAGGATCAGGAGTTCCAGGACCGGGCCGAGTGTGAGGTGAAGACCCGGGATTTCTTCCAGGGGGCGTGGACGGCGAACAACTGCGCCGCCATCGACGAGAAGGGGCTCGACACGTGCCTGGAGCGCATCCGCACCACGTCGTGCTCGAGCGGGGCGGACTTCTTCAACACCGTGGTCTTCGTCTGTGGCTCGGGCTCGGTCTGCCAGGACGCCGAGGACTGA
- a CDS encoding response regulator → MKILLVEDNEDIREGLTDLLESEGYSVSGSGTAEEGLARLRSDSFHLVITDYMLPGQNGDWMLEQAEREHRLRGTSALMITAHPRVRPPEGVRLMHKPLDIDDFLRVVYESITPLRAVGG, encoded by the coding sequence GTGAAGATTCTCCTGGTAGAGGACAACGAGGACATCCGCGAAGGGCTGACCGATCTGCTCGAAAGCGAGGGCTATTCGGTCTCCGGCAGCGGTACCGCGGAGGAGGGACTGGCCCGCTTGAGGTCGGACTCCTTCCACCTGGTCATCACCGACTACATGCTGCCCGGGCAGAATGGAGATTGGATGCTGGAGCAGGCGGAGCGGGAGCACCGGCTGCGCGGCACCAGCGCGTTGATGATCACCGCCCACCCGCGGGTCCGGCCTCCGGAGGGCGTGCGCCTGATGCACAAGCCGCTCGACATCGACGACTTCCTGCGCGTGGTCTACGAGTCCATCACCCCGTTACGGGCGGTCGGCGGGTAG
- a CDS encoding cobalamin-binding protein, producing MTDRLKALLSSAPRYPQRIVCMTEETTETLYRIGAGELVVGVSGFTVRPPEARKKPRVSSFLDANFERILELKPDLVLGFSDLQADIGRELCKRGVPVYLFNQRSLAEILQTVRVVGALVGRAEAAETLADELEANLVRHAEAAERLPRRPRIFFEEWHEPLISGIRWCSELVELVGGEDVCRESRESQGAKGRIFDPAEVARRDPEGVIASWCGRKAKREKIISRPGWERVRAVVDDQLYEVKSSFILQPGPAALSDGVEQLASIVSAIARGEKLPSPRRGDLRGAPLPADRP from the coding sequence ATGACCGATCGGCTGAAGGCCCTGCTCTCCTCCGCGCCGCGCTACCCCCAGCGCATCGTCTGCATGACCGAGGAGACGACCGAGACGCTGTACCGGATTGGCGCCGGAGAGCTCGTGGTGGGCGTCTCCGGTTTCACCGTGCGTCCGCCCGAGGCGCGCAAGAAGCCGCGTGTCAGCTCCTTCCTGGACGCCAACTTCGAGCGCATCCTCGAGCTGAAGCCGGACCTGGTGCTGGGCTTCTCGGATCTGCAGGCGGACATCGGCCGCGAGCTGTGCAAGCGCGGGGTGCCCGTCTACCTCTTCAACCAGCGCTCGCTCGCCGAAATCCTCCAGACGGTGCGCGTGGTGGGGGCGTTGGTGGGGCGGGCCGAGGCCGCGGAGACGCTGGCGGACGAGCTGGAGGCCAACCTCGTGCGGCACGCGGAGGCGGCGGAGCGGCTGCCGCGCCGGCCCCGCATCTTCTTCGAGGAGTGGCACGAGCCGCTCATCTCCGGCATCCGCTGGTGCTCGGAGCTGGTGGAGCTGGTGGGCGGGGAGGACGTGTGCCGCGAGTCGCGCGAGTCCCAGGGCGCCAAGGGCCGCATCTTCGACCCGGCCGAGGTGGCCCGGAGAGACCCCGAGGGCGTCATCGCCAGCTGGTGTGGCCGCAAGGCGAAGCGCGAGAAGATCATCTCGCGGCCCGGCTGGGAGCGGGTGCGGGCGGTGGTGGACGATCAGCTCTACGAGGTGAAGAGCTCGTTCATCCTGCAGCCGGGTCCGGCGGCCCTGTCGGACGGGGTGGAGCAGCTGGCGAGCATCGTGTCGGCCATCGCCCGGGGCGAGAAGCTGCCCTCGCCCCGCCGGGGAGACCTGCGTGGCGCGCCGCTACCCGCCGACCGCCCGTAA
- a CDS encoding alpha/beta hydrolase — MNRAANPFHPDLQRAARLIPNVTVTRPVLAVMRFLTRLQPASRFPEAVEVKDVRVPGPEGAPPVRVRTYRPRTVQGPTPALLWIHGGGYVLGRPEMDDLLCADFARELGILVVSVDYRLAPEHPFPAPLEDCYAALRWLFAQTEALGVLPERIAIGGASAGGGLTAALAQLTHDRGEVRPVFQLLVYPMLDDRTTTRTDLDLTIHRGWNQGSNVFGWRSYLGREPGGAQVPAHAVPARREDLSGLPPAWLGVGTCDLFHDEDLAYARRLEAAGVPCDVTVVPGAFHGFDAIARGAGVTREFRGLYTAALRRALFPASGVAEQAKAG; from the coding sequence ATGAATCGAGCCGCGAATCCGTTTCACCCTGATCTGCAACGCGCCGCGCGCCTCATCCCGAACGTCACGGTGACCCGGCCCGTGCTCGCCGTGATGCGGTTCCTCACCCGCCTCCAGCCAGCGTCCCGCTTCCCCGAGGCCGTGGAGGTGAAGGACGTGCGAGTGCCTGGGCCAGAGGGGGCGCCGCCGGTGCGCGTGCGGACCTATCGGCCCCGGACGGTCCAGGGACCGACGCCGGCGCTCCTGTGGATTCACGGGGGCGGATACGTCCTCGGCCGGCCGGAGATGGACGATCTGCTTTGCGCCGACTTCGCGCGGGAGCTGGGCATCCTCGTCGTCTCCGTGGACTACCGGCTGGCACCCGAGCACCCCTTCCCAGCACCGCTGGAGGACTGCTACGCGGCGCTGCGGTGGCTCTTCGCTCAGACGGAGGCGCTCGGCGTCCTCCCCGAGCGCATCGCGATTGGCGGGGCGAGTGCCGGCGGAGGGCTCACGGCGGCGCTGGCTCAGCTGACGCATGACCGCGGGGAGGTTCGGCCCGTCTTCCAGTTGCTCGTCTACCCGATGCTGGATGACCGCACGACGACGCGCACGGACCTCGACCTCACCATCCATCGCGGCTGGAACCAGGGCAGCAACGTGTTCGGCTGGCGCTCCTACCTGGGACGCGAGCCGGGTGGCGCGCAAGTGCCGGCGCATGCGGTGCCCGCGCGGCGTGAGGACCTCTCGGGACTGCCTCCGGCCTGGCTGGGCGTGGGCACCTGCGACCTCTTCCACGACGAGGATCTCGCGTACGCCAGACGCCTGGAGGCCGCCGGAGTGCCGTGCGACGTCACCGTGGTGCCCGGCGCCTTCCACGGCTTCGACGCCATCGCCCGCGGTGCCGGGGTGACGCGCGAGTTCCGTGGGCTCTACACGGCCGCGCTCCGCCGGGCCCTGTTCCCGGCGTCTGGCGTCGCGGAGCAGGCGAAGGCGGGCTGA
- a CDS encoding terpene synthase family protein, which produces MSPQPFELPDFYVPHPARLNPHVDAARAHSTQWAERMGMLEDPNIWTRQELESHDYGLLCAYTHPRCDVAELNLLTDWYVWVFYFDDHFLQQYKKTRDLPGAKAYLERLRGFMPLGELRYPEPTNPVEHGLVDLWTRTVPSMSDGWRRRFATSTGHLLQESLWELRNIHASRIPNPVDYIRMRRRVGGAPWSADLVEHAVAAEVPDRIAAERPLRVLKDAFSDAVHLRNDIFSYQRETESEEELNNCVLVLETFLHLPVQQAANRVNDIITSRLHQFEHTALTELPPLYTEQAVTPAEQAAVAAYVEGLQDWQSGGHEWHLRSSRYMNKRPPVSGTAWWHGPSGPGTSAARVARQLRLQRPGPRGDAQGPRTPGYPFRLPDFEMPWRAETNPHLDSARRHAKEWAVRMGMIDGPGLPGSGIWTEARYDGLELALFAALTHPEASRDKLHLVSLWDVWAFALDDFFFSAFKARADLAGAKAFVAGLARFMPTDGGPTPPPANPVERGLADVWARTVPGLSATARGWFPGHVMTYAGGNLWELTNSIQRRIPDAVDYVEMRRQTAGTGLSTHLGFLSASQDAPIELLHSRQLEALNIAFADNVDFRNDIFSYRKETELEQDVNNGVLVIEDFLGCELQEAVEIANAVMTASLREFQRITAEDLPVLFEEQSVDTAGRAAIHAYVRGLQQWLCGDLAWYRRTRRYTDLGTGAAAGGLSRVLAGPAGPGTSAARPFGQGNDRHRR; this is translated from the coding sequence ATGAGCCCTCAGCCGTTCGAGTTGCCCGACTTCTATGTCCCCCATCCGGCGCGGCTCAACCCGCACGTCGACGCCGCACGGGCCCACTCCACGCAGTGGGCCGAGCGGATGGGGATGCTCGAGGATCCCAACATCTGGACGCGCCAGGAGCTCGAGAGCCACGACTACGGACTGCTCTGCGCGTATACGCATCCGCGCTGTGACGTGGCCGAGCTCAATCTGCTCACGGACTGGTACGTCTGGGTCTTCTACTTCGACGACCATTTCCTCCAGCAGTACAAGAAGACCCGCGACCTGCCAGGCGCGAAGGCCTACCTCGAGCGGCTGCGCGGCTTCATGCCGCTGGGTGAGCTGCGGTACCCGGAACCCACCAACCCGGTGGAACACGGACTGGTCGACCTGTGGACCCGTACCGTGCCGTCGATGTCGGACGGGTGGCGGCGACGGTTCGCCACCAGCACCGGCCACCTCCTCCAGGAATCCCTGTGGGAGTTGCGCAACATCCACGCCAGCCGGATCCCCAACCCTGTCGACTACATCCGCATGCGGCGGCGGGTGGGGGGCGCGCCCTGGTCGGCGGACCTGGTCGAGCACGCGGTGGCCGCCGAGGTACCGGACCGCATCGCCGCTGAACGCCCTCTGCGGGTACTGAAGGATGCTTTCTCCGACGCCGTACACCTGCGCAACGACATCTTCTCGTACCAGCGGGAGACCGAGTCCGAGGAGGAGCTCAACAACTGCGTGCTCGTCCTGGAGACGTTCCTGCATCTGCCGGTGCAGCAGGCGGCCAACCGGGTCAACGACATCATCACCTCGCGACTGCACCAGTTCGAGCACACGGCGTTGACCGAACTGCCGCCGCTGTACACCGAGCAGGCCGTCACCCCCGCGGAACAGGCCGCCGTGGCCGCGTACGTCGAGGGTTTGCAGGACTGGCAGTCCGGCGGCCATGAGTGGCACCTGCGCTCCAGCCGGTACATGAACAAGCGCCCACCGGTGTCTGGCACGGCCTGGTGGCACGGTCCGAGCGGACCGGGTACCTCCGCGGCCCGGGTCGCGCGGCAGCTGCGGCTCCAGCGCCCCGGCCCGCGCGGCGACGCCCAGGGTCCTCGGACTCCCGGCTACCCGTTCCGGCTGCCAGACTTCGAGATGCCCTGGCGGGCGGAGACCAACCCCCACCTGGACTCGGCGCGCCGGCACGCCAAGGAGTGGGCCGTGCGGATGGGCATGATCGACGGGCCTGGTCTGCCCGGCTCGGGTATCTGGACCGAGGCGAGATACGACGGGCTGGAGCTCGCGCTGTTCGCCGCGCTCACCCACCCGGAGGCGAGCCGCGACAAGCTGCACCTGGTGTCGCTGTGGGACGTGTGGGCCTTCGCTCTCGACGACTTCTTCTTCAGCGCGTTCAAGGCCCGGGCGGACCTGGCGGGCGCCAAGGCTTTCGTCGCCGGGCTGGCGCGGTTCATGCCCACCGACGGTGGCCCGACTCCGCCACCGGCCAACCCCGTCGAGCGCGGCCTCGCGGACGTCTGGGCACGTACCGTCCCCGGCCTGTCCGCAACGGCCCGAGGTTGGTTTCCAGGGCACGTGATGACGTACGCCGGGGGAAACCTGTGGGAGTTGACCAACTCCATCCAACGGCGCATCCCCGACGCCGTGGACTACGTCGAGATGCGGCGCCAGACGGCGGGCACCGGGCTGTCCACCCACCTCGGATTCCTGAGCGCCAGCCAGGACGCTCCCATCGAGTTGCTGCACAGCCGGCAGCTCGAGGCGCTGAACATCGCGTTCGCCGACAACGTCGACTTCCGCAACGACATCTTCTCGTACCGCAAGGAGACCGAGCTCGAACAGGACGTCAACAATGGCGTGCTCGTCATCGAGGACTTCCTGGGCTGCGAGTTGCAAGAGGCGGTCGAGATCGCCAACGCGGTGATGACCGCGAGCCTGCGAGAGTTCCAGCGGATCACAGCGGAGGATCTGCCGGTCCTGTTCGAGGAGCAGTCGGTCGACACCGCCGGGCGTGCCGCGATCCACGCGTACGTGCGCGGGCTGCAGCAGTGGCTGTGCGGTGACCTCGCCTGGTACCGCCGGACCCGCCGCTACACGGACCTCGGAACAGGAGCTGCCGCCGGAGGCCTGTCCCGGGTCCTGGCCGGGCCGGCCGGTCCCGGAACCTCGGCGGCCCGCCCCTTCGGTCAGGGCAATGATCGGCACCGCCGCTGA